In Zea mays cultivar B73 chromosome 7, Zm-B73-REFERENCE-NAM-5.0, whole genome shotgun sequence, the following proteins share a genomic window:
- the LOC103632961 gene encoding transcription factor IIIB 90 kDa subunit isoform X2 has translation MLLGFLRENCEGNADPESLSDIDDAEADGYLHNEEETQYKKIIWEEMNKEYLEEQAAKEALAAELAATGIDPEAGKKGIRREACTLRLGGMHEP, from the exons atgttactcggttttctcc GTGAAAATTGTGAAGGCAATGCAGATCCAGAAAGCCTTTCTGACATTGACGATGCAGAG GCTGATGGGTACCTTcacaatgaggaagaaacacaatATAAAAAGATTATCTGGGAGGAAATGAACAAAGAGTACCTTGAG GAACAAGCAGCTAAGGAAGCATTGGCAGCTGAATTGGCAGCTACAGGGATTGATCCAGAAGCGGGAAAGAAA GGCATTAGAAGAGAAGCGTGCACGCTTAGGCTTGGTGGAATGCATGAACCATGA
- the LOC103632961 gene encoding transcription factor IIIB 90 kDa subunit isoform X1 gives MLLGFLRENCEGNADPESLSDIDDAEADGYLHNEEETQYKKIIWEEMNKEYLEEQAAKEALAAELAATGIDPEAGKKHSCQPKLLDEKQTTIYKRVVHKNYNLKMKASRALEEKRARLGLVECMNHELLQLYPGLHEKPGRDYTVSTMSKLSSM, from the exons atgttactcggttttctcc GTGAAAATTGTGAAGGCAATGCAGATCCAGAAAGCCTTTCTGACATTGACGATGCAGAG GCTGATGGGTACCTTcacaatgaggaagaaacacaatATAAAAAGATTATCTGGGAGGAAATGAACAAAGAGTACCTTGAG GAACAAGCAGCTAAGGAAGCATTGGCAGCTGAATTGGCAGCTACAGGGATTGATCCAGAAGCGGGAAAGAAA CATTCATGCCAGCCCAAGTTATTGGACGAGAAGCAGACCACTATCTACAAAAGGGTTGTACACAAGAATTATAACTTGAAGATGAAAGCATCAAG GGCATTAGAAGAGAAGCGTGCACGCTTAGGCTTGGTGGAATGCATGAACCATGAGCTATTGCAGCTGTACCCTGGACTTCATGAGAAGCCAGGTAGAGATTATACTGTGTCAACAATGAGCAAACTCAGCTCTATGTGA